A DNA window from Chryseobacterium sp. MEBOG06 contains the following coding sequences:
- a CDS encoding aspartate carbamoyltransferase catalytic subunit: protein MFTITELSTERINSILTEALAFANGKTAKIEGEVFCSNLFFEDSTRTKTSFDLAERKLGLQVVPFDASHSSVNKGESLYDTVRTVESIGINLVVIRDKKDRYFDELKNIKIPVINGGDGTGNHPSQCMLDLMTIYQEFGKFEGLKVGIVGDVKHSRVANSNAEALRRLGAKVYISGPEHWFDEGALINGTYLSVDELIGEVDVLMLLRIQHERHDAAMSFTASEYHRRYGLTKEREQAMKKGAIIMHPAPINRDVEIDSELVECERSRVFKQMENGVFARMAILKEALEEKGFTFK from the coding sequence ATGTTTACGATTACAGAACTAAGCACCGAGAGAATCAACAGTATACTAACAGAAGCGCTCGCTTTTGCGAATGGTAAAACTGCTAAAATTGAAGGAGAAGTTTTTTGCTCAAACCTTTTCTTCGAAGACAGTACAAGAACGAAAACAAGCTTTGATCTTGCAGAACGAAAATTAGGACTTCAGGTAGTACCCTTTGATGCTTCGCACAGTTCTGTAAATAAAGGAGAGAGCCTTTATGATACAGTAAGAACTGTTGAAAGTATAGGGATAAATTTAGTAGTGATCCGTGATAAGAAAGACCGATATTTTGATGAACTGAAAAATATTAAAATCCCGGTGATCAACGGAGGAGACGGAACAGGAAACCATCCTTCACAATGTATGCTGGATCTGATGACTATTTATCAGGAATTTGGAAAGTTTGAAGGATTAAAAGTGGGAATTGTGGGAGATGTAAAGCACAGCCGTGTTGCCAATTCAAATGCAGAAGCATTAAGGAGATTAGGAGCCAAAGTATACATCTCAGGACCTGAACACTGGTTTGACGAAGGCGCTTTAATCAACGGGACTTATCTTTCAGTAGATGAATTGATAGGAGAAGTAGATGTCCTGATGCTATTGAGAATCCAGCATGAAAGGCATGATGCTGCTATGAGCTTTACCGCTTCAGAATATCATAGAAGATACGGGCTGACTAAAGAAAGAGAGCAGGCCATGAAAAAAGGAGCCATCATCATGCACCCTGCGCCTATCAACAGGGATGTAGAAATAGACTCAGAACTGGTAGAGTGTGAACGCTCAAGAGTTTTCAAACAAATGGAAAACGGAGTTTTTGCCAGAATGGCCATTCTGAAAGAAGCTTTGGAAGAGAAAGGGTTTACCTTTAAGTAA
- a CDS encoding carbamoyl phosphate synthase small subunit, whose translation MKKKLILESGEVFHGEGFGADLETAGEVVFNTGMTGYQELISDPSYCGQIVCMTYPLIGNYGINRDDYESIEPAIKGLIVKELCDLPSNFRTQITLDELFKKKNLSGISGIDTRRLTRILRNSGVVKGKIVNADADETAVASELKVTNFPTNQVEEVSTKTPYANPNRGFKVVLVDFGAKLGIIRELSQRNCDIIVVSQDTTAEDILLMNPDGIMLSNGPGDPEDVPHALDMIRGLLGKVPIFGICLGHQLIGLACGAKTFKLKFGHRGGNHPVLDLAKNKVAITSQNHGYAVDQESLKGTDLIETHIALNDRTNEGLKHKIHPCFSVQYHPEASPGPEDANYLFDEFIQMMEDFKK comes from the coding sequence ATGAAGAAAAAATTAATACTGGAGTCCGGTGAAGTGTTTCATGGAGAAGGTTTCGGAGCAGATTTGGAAACTGCAGGAGAGGTAGTTTTCAATACCGGAATGACAGGGTATCAGGAATTGATCTCTGACCCATCGTACTGCGGTCAGATAGTTTGTATGACCTATCCGCTTATCGGAAATTATGGTATTAACCGTGATGATTATGAAAGTATTGAGCCGGCAATCAAAGGGCTTATCGTAAAAGAACTTTGCGATCTCCCTTCCAACTTCCGTACTCAGATTACTTTAGATGAATTATTTAAAAAGAAAAACCTTTCAGGAATTTCAGGAATTGATACAAGAAGACTTACAAGAATTCTTCGTAACTCTGGAGTAGTAAAAGGGAAAATCGTAAATGCTGATGCTGACGAAACTGCAGTAGCTTCTGAGCTTAAAGTGACCAATTTTCCAACCAATCAGGTGGAAGAAGTTTCTACAAAGACACCCTATGCTAACCCAAACAGAGGTTTCAAGGTTGTATTGGTTGATTTTGGAGCGAAATTAGGGATCATCAGAGAATTATCTCAAAGAAACTGCGACATCATCGTAGTGTCTCAGGATACCACTGCTGAAGATATCCTGCTAATGAATCCGGACGGAATCATGCTTTCTAACGGTCCTGGTGACCCGGAAGATGTTCCACACGCTCTGGATATGATACGCGGATTACTTGGGAAAGTCCCAATCTTCGGAATTTGTTTAGGACACCAGTTAATCGGTTTGGCTTGCGGCGCAAAAACGTTCAAACTAAAATTCGGACATAGGGGTGGAAATCATCCGGTATTGGATTTAGCGAAAAATAAAGTTGCTATCACTTCTCAAAACCACGGATATGCAGTAGATCAGGAAAGTTTGAAAGGAACAGATCTTATTGAAACCCACATCGCACTGAATGACAGAACAAATGAAGGTTTGAAACATAAAATTCACCCTTGTTTCTCAGTTCAGTACCACCCTGAAGCGAGCCCTGGTCCGGAAGATGCAAACTACCTGTTTGATGAGTTTATTCAAATGATGGAAGACTTTAAAAAGTAA
- a CDS encoding TonB-dependent siderophore receptor: MKKIIISASLLAAAMLSAQEKDTIKVSEIQSVSLQGTHNYRTKKSESIARLPLENLENPTVYNLVPKEIISEMGATDFNTAMASAPGVVVSNSVNDSGNDIFLRGFSSNASFRNGLIQNPRVQSEIANIERVEVIKGPSGTLFGGTLANYGGVVNVVTKKPQENFGGIINYTTGSWGMNRITADVNTPLNKEKTALARFNIAAYSQDSFQDAGYNKGAFFSGSILYKVSDRTTVTLDTEFHAPEKTLNAYVRQSDKLTLHSMKDLAGAYDRSFTSNDVGSKRTNFVTMAEVTHKFNNQWTSRTSYQRGEANENESVFLVLNYLNNNSVSRSIRPFDSYKITTDNIQQNFIGDFKIGNLRNRLVVGVDYFQQTGKNQYPVYKVGKNDASVFVPYPLDGIITKEKDKDQPTDVVYLDSSTKWTPLSRDVIKALPRSGTMYDINKISTFSVYASDVLNITDNLLVMASLRMDNYKSDNIISNGVEGKGKYTQTQFAPKFGLVYEIIKNEISFFANYVNGFKNVAPTRDPRDQKGNTFIEYKPEQGNQFEAGFKLDLFGKKLLTTVSYYNMKIKNRLIADPSGIAGLYIQDGNIKNQGFELDLVANPAKGWNIVAGYGYNDNKFDDRSKDAGKRSAWSPKHVANLWTSYKIMDGTYEGFGFGAGFNFVDKTYINIVNHFLAPAYTTVGATVFYDRKKYRIGLKMNNALNQNYWNFYGQPQKPREILANFAFKF; the protein is encoded by the coding sequence ATGAAAAAAATTATTATTTCTGCATCTTTATTGGCAGCAGCCATGCTGAGTGCACAGGAAAAAGACACAATTAAAGTTTCCGAGATTCAATCCGTATCCCTTCAGGGAACTCACAATTACAGAACCAAAAAGTCTGAATCCATAGCAAGGCTTCCTTTAGAAAATCTGGAAAATCCAACCGTTTATAATCTTGTTCCCAAAGAAATTATCAGTGAAATGGGAGCTACAGATTTCAACACAGCAATGGCATCTGCGCCGGGAGTAGTGGTAAGTAATAGTGTGAATGACAGCGGTAATGATATTTTCCTGAGAGGATTCAGTTCTAATGCAAGTTTCAGAAATGGATTGATCCAGAATCCGAGAGTACAGTCTGAAATTGCCAATATTGAAAGAGTAGAAGTAATCAAAGGTCCTTCCGGAACCTTATTTGGCGGAACCTTAGCTAATTATGGAGGGGTAGTAAATGTAGTCACCAAAAAACCTCAGGAAAATTTCGGGGGAATTATCAATTATACCACGGGAAGCTGGGGGATGAACAGAATTACAGCAGACGTCAATACCCCTTTAAATAAGGAGAAAACAGCGTTGGCAAGATTTAATATAGCCGCTTATTCACAGGACTCTTTTCAGGATGCCGGTTACAATAAAGGAGCATTTTTTTCAGGAAGCATTTTATATAAAGTAAGTGACAGAACAACGGTAACTTTAGATACCGAATTCCATGCTCCGGAAAAGACCCTGAATGCCTATGTAAGGCAGTCTGATAAATTGACTCTGCACTCCATGAAAGACTTGGCTGGTGCCTACGACAGATCATTTACCAGTAATGATGTAGGATCAAAAAGAACCAATTTCGTGACAATGGCTGAAGTAACCCATAAGTTCAACAACCAATGGACTTCCAGAACATCCTATCAACGAGGAGAAGCTAATGAAAATGAATCTGTATTTTTAGTATTAAATTATCTGAATAACAACTCTGTAAGCAGAAGTATCCGCCCTTTCGACAGCTATAAAATTACCACAGATAATATCCAGCAGAATTTCATTGGAGATTTTAAAATAGGGAACCTCAGAAACCGTCTGGTTGTAGGAGTAGATTACTTTCAGCAGACCGGTAAAAACCAATATCCTGTCTATAAAGTAGGTAAAAACGATGCTTCAGTATTCGTTCCTTACCCTTTGGATGGAATCATTACTAAAGAAAAGGACAAAGATCAGCCAACTGATGTGGTTTATCTGGATTCTTCCACAAAATGGACTCCGCTTTCCAGAGATGTCATCAAGGCACTCCCAAGAAGCGGAACGATGTATGATATTAATAAAATCAGCACTTTCAGCGTATATGCTTCCGATGTTCTTAATATTACAGACAATTTACTGGTGATGGCAAGTCTACGAATGGACAATTATAAAAGTGATAATATCATTTCAAATGGAGTAGAAGGAAAAGGCAAGTATACACAAACTCAGTTTGCCCCAAAATTCGGGTTGGTATATGAAATTATCAAAAACGAAATTTCATTCTTTGCCAATTATGTAAACGGATTCAAGAACGTGGCCCCTACGAGAGACCCGAGAGATCAGAAAGGAAACACATTCATAGAATATAAACCTGAACAGGGAAATCAGTTTGAAGCAGGGTTTAAACTTGATTTATTTGGCAAAAAACTTTTGACAACGGTAAGTTATTACAATATGAAGATCAAAAATCGTCTGATAGCAGATCCGTCAGGTATTGCAGGATTATATATTCAGGATGGAAATATCAAAAACCAGGGGTTTGAATTAGATCTTGTAGCCAATCCGGCTAAAGGATGGAATATTGTTGCAGGTTACGGCTATAACGATAACAAATTTGACGACAGAAGTAAAGATGCAGGAAAAAGAAGTGCCTGGAGCCCTAAACATGTAGCAAATCTTTGGACAAGTTACAAGATTATGGATGGAACCTATGAAGGATTTGGCTTTGGTGCGGGATTCAATTTTGTAGATAAAACCTATATTAATATAGTAAATCATTTTCTTGCACCGGCTTATACCACAGTAGGGGCAACAGTTTTCTATGACAGAAAAAAATACAGAATAGGTCTGAAGATGAACAATGCACTGAACCAAAATTACTGGAACTTTTATGGTCAGCCACAGAAGCCAAGGGAAATTCTTGCCAATTTCGCATTTAAATTTTAA
- the argH gene encoding argininosuccinate lyase — protein MKKIWQKDDLATNILVNKFTVGKDLDFDERLAKYDVKGSMAHCIMLAETGIISQEESEQMLSVLNTILKEIEEGTFEIDKEAEDIHSQVEAILIEKLGDTGKKIHTARSRNDQVLLDIKLYLVDEIREITALTDEFFQILIQLADQHKNVLLPGYTHLQIAMPSSFGLWFGAYAEALLDDVEMLFSVKNIINKNPLGSAAGYGSSFPINRESTTYNLGFQSMNYNSIYAQMTRGKSEKMLAMSMATLAGTLGKFAYDVCLYLNQNFDFISFPKEFTTGSSIMPHKKNPDIFELVRARCNRIQSLPNELILLTNNLPSGYHRDVQLTKEILFPAIDSLKECLEILAYTLPNIQVKDGILEDEKYKYLFSVEKINEEVKNGSSFRDAYVKVGQEIENNEFDFETGNLNHTHQGSIGNLCLDKIEYQFNKLKNKLLG, from the coding sequence ATGAAAAAGATATGGCAGAAGGATGACCTTGCCACCAATATATTAGTAAATAAATTTACAGTCGGGAAAGATCTGGACTTTGACGAGCGTTTAGCAAAATATGATGTCAAGGGATCTATGGCACATTGTATAATGCTGGCAGAGACCGGGATTATTTCTCAGGAAGAATCAGAACAGATGCTGTCTGTTTTAAATACTATTTTAAAAGAAATTGAAGAAGGAACTTTTGAAATTGATAAAGAAGCTGAGGATATCCATTCTCAGGTAGAAGCAATCTTGATTGAAAAATTAGGAGATACAGGAAAGAAAATCCATACTGCAAGATCAAGAAATGATCAGGTATTGCTGGATATCAAACTCTATTTAGTGGATGAGATCCGGGAGATCACTGCACTTACTGATGAGTTTTTCCAGATTTTAATTCAGTTGGCAGATCAGCACAAAAATGTTTTGCTGCCGGGATATACCCATTTACAGATTGCAATGCCTTCATCATTTGGATTGTGGTTTGGAGCTTATGCTGAAGCGCTTTTGGATGACGTGGAAATGTTGTTTTCTGTAAAGAATATTATCAACAAGAATCCACTGGGTTCAGCGGCGGGATATGGTTCTTCATTTCCGATCAACCGTGAAAGTACGACGTACAACTTAGGGTTCCAGTCGATGAATTACAATTCGATATATGCTCAGATGACGCGTGGAAAATCAGAGAAAATGCTGGCTATGTCAATGGCTACTCTGGCAGGAACACTTGGGAAGTTTGCTTACGATGTCTGTCTGTATCTGAATCAGAACTTTGACTTCATCAGCTTTCCAAAAGAGTTTACAACAGGAAGCAGCATTATGCCGCATAAGAAGAATCCTGATATTTTTGAATTGGTTCGTGCAAGATGCAACAGAATCCAGTCGCTTCCGAATGAACTGATCCTATTGACGAATAATCTTCCCTCAGGATATCACAGAGATGTACAGCTGACAAAAGAAATTCTTTTCCCTGCCATAGATTCTCTGAAAGAATGTCTGGAGATTTTAGCCTATACGTTGCCGAATATTCAGGTAAAAGACGGGATTTTGGAGGATGAGAAGTATAAATACCTGTTCAGTGTAGAAAAGATTAATGAAGAAGTGAAAAACGGTAGCTCTTTCCGTGATGCTTATGTAAAAGTAGGACAGGAAATTGAAAATAATGAGTTTGATTTTGAAACTGGAAACCTGAACCATACCCATCAGGGAAGTATAGGCAATCTTTGTCTGGATAAGATAGAATACCAGTTTAATAAACTGAAAAATAAATTATTGGGTTAG
- the carB gene encoding carbamoyl-phosphate synthase large subunit translates to MAKRTDIKTILVIGSGPIIIGQAAEFDYAGTQACLSLREEGYKVILINSNPATIMTDVEIADKVYIEPISLQFVSHIIRKERPDALLPTLGGQTGLNMAVELEKSGILEECKVEVLGTTLSAINRAEDRDLFRELMRELNEPVPESDIVNTVEGALAFADAIGYPVIVRPAFTMGGTGGGIASNEVELKEIAELGLKYSPVTQCLIERSIAGFKEIEYEVMRDANDNAIVVCNMENIDPVGVHTGDSIVVAPSQTLSDREYQLLRNASLKIIRALGIEGGCNVQLALDPHSFEYYIIEVNPRVSRSSALASKATGYPIAKIAAKIAVGLTLDEIMNPVTGKTYACFEPALDYVVTKFPRFPFDKFETADRRLSTQMKATGEVMAIGRNFEESLQKAIRSLETGIKHLGLKTKQAQALTEEEIERRIRVCDDERLFIIGDALRRGYDWEKIVEWSKIDKFFIWKLKKLVDFEKVIADNKFDKETLVQAKKLGFADVNIAVLWEVTEREVFNFRKENGVMPIYKMVDTCAAEFESETPYFYGTYEEENESVVSDKEKIIVLGSGPIRIGQGVEFDYATVHSVWAIKEMGYEAIIINNNPETVSTDFSISDKLYFEPLTEEDVMNIIDLEKPKGVVVQFGGQTAINLADKLASHGVQILGTSLEDLDRAENRDKFEKALQEMGIPQPNGRTSTSKEEAIKIANEIGYPVLVRPSYVLGGRAMEIVYAEAELAHYMEHAVEASPEHPVLVDKYMVGKEIEVDAICDGETVVIPGIMEHIERAGVHSGDSIAVYPPQNISQSEIDTLVDYTKRLAKGLKVIGLMNIQYVLFEGNVYVIEVNPRSSRTVPFLSKITEVPMANLATKAILGQKLADLGYKDGLVPNKEGVFVKVPVFSFSKLTKVDISLGPEMKSTGEVMGKDTTLEKALYKGLVAAGRKVPMHGSILFTVADKHKDEAAALAARFHEVGFRIWATEGTAKYFGEKGIPCKIGYKIGEESVNLIDLIQKGKVQYVVNTTTKGKQAERDGFQIRRMSVENGVPCLTSMDTVEAILKVIESMSFKMETM, encoded by the coding sequence ATGGCAAAACGTACAGATATAAAAACAATTTTAGTAATCGGTTCAGGACCTATCATCATTGGTCAGGCAGCTGAATTTGATTACGCAGGAACGCAGGCTTGTCTGTCTTTAAGAGAAGAAGGCTACAAGGTAATTTTGATCAACTCAAACCCTGCGACAATTATGACCGATGTAGAAATCGCTGATAAAGTATATATTGAGCCGATTTCATTACAGTTTGTAAGCCACATCATCAGAAAAGAACGGCCGGATGCTCTATTACCAACATTGGGAGGTCAGACAGGACTGAATATGGCGGTAGAATTGGAAAAATCAGGAATTCTTGAAGAATGCAAAGTAGAAGTATTGGGAACTACGCTTTCTGCAATCAACAGAGCGGAGGACAGAGACCTTTTCCGTGAATTGATGAGAGAACTGAACGAACCGGTTCCTGAGTCTGATATTGTAAACACAGTAGAAGGAGCACTTGCTTTTGCAGATGCAATTGGCTACCCGGTAATTGTGCGTCCTGCATTTACCATGGGAGGTACCGGAGGAGGTATCGCTTCTAATGAAGTAGAATTAAAAGAAATTGCCGAATTAGGATTGAAGTACAGCCCGGTTACGCAGTGTCTTATTGAAAGATCTATTGCCGGTTTCAAAGAAATAGAATACGAAGTAATGCGTGATGCAAATGACAATGCCATTGTGGTTTGTAACATGGAAAACATTGATCCTGTAGGAGTTCACACAGGAGATTCAATTGTAGTAGCACCTTCTCAAACCCTTTCAGACAGAGAATATCAATTACTGAGAAATGCTTCACTGAAAATTATCAGAGCATTGGGAATTGAAGGAGGTTGTAATGTACAGCTGGCTTTAGACCCTCACTCATTCGAATACTATATCATCGAGGTAAACCCTAGAGTTTCCCGCTCATCAGCTCTGGCAAGTAAGGCAACAGGATATCCGATTGCTAAAATTGCTGCTAAAATTGCTGTAGGACTAACGCTGGATGAAATCATGAACCCGGTAACAGGAAAAACATACGCATGTTTTGAACCTGCACTGGACTACGTGGTAACGAAGTTCCCAAGATTCCCATTCGATAAATTTGAAACAGCAGACAGAAGACTTTCTACTCAGATGAAAGCTACTGGAGAAGTGATGGCGATCGGTAGAAACTTTGAAGAATCTTTACAGAAAGCGATCCGTTCATTAGAAACAGGAATCAAGCACTTGGGACTAAAAACAAAGCAGGCTCAGGCGCTTACAGAAGAAGAAATCGAAAGAAGAATCAGAGTGTGTGATGATGAGAGATTATTCATCATCGGAGATGCTTTAAGAAGAGGATACGACTGGGAGAAGATTGTAGAATGGAGTAAAATAGACAAGTTCTTCATCTGGAAACTTAAAAAGCTGGTTGATTTCGAAAAGGTAATTGCAGATAATAAGTTTGATAAAGAAACCTTAGTTCAGGCTAAAAAATTAGGCTTCGCAGATGTTAATATAGCTGTTCTTTGGGAGGTAACAGAGCGTGAAGTTTTCAATTTCAGAAAAGAAAACGGAGTAATGCCGATTTACAAAATGGTAGACACTTGTGCTGCTGAGTTTGAAAGCGAGACTCCCTATTTCTACGGAACATATGAAGAAGAAAATGAAAGTGTTGTTTCTGACAAAGAAAAGATTATTGTACTAGGTTCAGGACCTATCAGAATCGGTCAGGGAGTTGAGTTTGACTACGCAACGGTACATTCAGTTTGGGCAATCAAAGAAATGGGATATGAAGCGATTATCATCAACAATAACCCTGAAACCGTTTCTACAGACTTCTCTATCTCTGACAAACTATACTTTGAGCCGCTTACAGAAGAAGATGTAATGAATATCATCGATCTTGAAAAGCCAAAAGGAGTAGTAGTACAGTTCGGAGGGCAGACTGCGATCAATCTTGCTGATAAACTGGCTTCGCACGGGGTACAGATCTTAGGAACTTCATTGGAAGATCTTGACAGAGCTGAAAACAGAGACAAATTTGAAAAAGCACTTCAGGAAATGGGAATTCCTCAGCCAAATGGAAGAACTTCCACTTCAAAAGAAGAAGCTATAAAAATCGCTAACGAAATCGGTTACCCCGTATTGGTACGTCCAAGCTACGTTCTTGGAGGTAGAGCGATGGAAATCGTATATGCAGAGGCAGAATTGGCTCACTATATGGAGCACGCTGTAGAAGCGAGCCCGGAACACCCTGTCTTGGTTGACAAGTACATGGTAGGAAAAGAAATCGAAGTAGATGCAATCTGTGACGGTGAAACAGTAGTGATTCCAGGAATCATGGAACATATCGAAAGAGCAGGAGTTCACTCCGGAGACTCTATCGCTGTGTACCCACCGCAGAATATTTCACAGAGCGAAATAGATACTTTGGTAGATTATACAAAGAGACTGGCAAAAGGACTTAAGGTGATCGGATTAATGAATATCCAGTACGTTCTTTTTGAAGGAAATGTATATGTAATCGAAGTAAACCCGCGTTCTTCAAGAACAGTTCCTTTCTTATCCAAAATTACAGAGGTGCCCATGGCTAACCTTGCGACAAAAGCAATTTTAGGACAGAAACTGGCAGATCTTGGATATAAAGATGGTCTGGTTCCAAACAAAGAAGGAGTCTTTGTAAAAGTTCCGGTATTCTCTTTCTCAAAACTCACGAAAGTAGATATCTCCCTGGGACCTGAAATGAAGTCTACAGGAGAAGTTATGGGGAAAGATACCACCCTTGAAAAAGCTCTTTACAAAGGATTGGTAGCAGCGGGAAGAAAAGTTCCTATGCACGGTTCTATCCTGTTCACGGTAGCAGACAAGCACAAAGATGAAGCAGCAGCTCTTGCAGCAAGATTCCATGAAGTAGGATTCAGAATCTGGGCTACGGAAGGTACTGCAAAATACTTCGGTGAAAAAGGTATTCCTTGTAAGATCGGATACAAAATAGGAGAAGAAAGTGTGAACCTTATCGACCTGATCCAGAAAGGAAAAGTTCAGTATGTTGTGAATACCACTACAAAAGGTAAACAGGCTGAAAGAGACGGTTTCCAGATCAGAAGAATGAGTGTGGAAAACGGTGTTCCTTGCCTTACATCAATGGATACGGTAGAAGCCATCCTGAAAGTAATCGAAAGCATGAGTTTCAAAATGGAGACTATGTAA
- a CDS encoding Lrp/AsnC family transcriptional regulator, with translation MDLKDKMILSIIQEDSTLSVKEISEKIGLTFTPTYERIKQLEKQGIIEKYVGLLNREKLGLNIIVYCNVRLKEQSKKVLETFEGNIGKYDEVQEITSLSGEYDYMLKIIAKDINSYNEFAVNVISNLPNIGQYHSSIVLHEVKKSTKFKIDLQ, from the coding sequence ATGGATTTAAAAGACAAAATGATTCTCAGCATTATTCAGGAAGATTCCACTCTATCTGTTAAAGAAATTTCAGAAAAGATTGGTCTTACCTTTACTCCTACGTATGAGCGAATCAAACAATTGGAGAAACAGGGGATCATTGAAAAATATGTCGGTCTTTTAAACCGTGAAAAACTGGGTCTGAATATTATTGTCTATTGCAATGTACGTCTTAAAGAGCAATCCAAGAAAGTATTGGAAACTTTTGAGGGTAATATCGGCAAGTATGATGAAGTACAGGAAATCACCAGCCTTTCCGGAGAATATGACTATATGCTGAAGATTATTGCAAAGGACATCAATTCCTATAATGAATTTGCTGTCAATGTAATCTCAAACCTTCCTAATATTGGACAATATCACAGTTCTATCGTACTTCATGAGGTGAAAAAATCTACCAAATTCAAAATCGATTTGCAATAA
- a CDS encoding four helix bundle protein, producing MHNFEKLLFWQKSIVLAKNIYIICQEISSDEKYGLISQIKRCSVSIPSNIAEGSGRNSSKEFNDFLAIALGSAFELQTQLILVKELNLLTEDKVNALLNEVSEIQRMIYSFKNSLK from the coding sequence ATGCACAACTTTGAAAAGCTACTTTTCTGGCAAAAATCTATTGTGTTGGCAAAAAATATATACATTATTTGTCAGGAGATCAGTAGCGACGAAAAGTATGGTTTAATTTCTCAGATAAAAAGATGTTCTGTTTCTATTCCGTCTAATATCGCTGAAGGTTCCGGCAGAAATAGCAGTAAAGAGTTTAATGACTTTCTCGCTATCGCTTTAGGCTCTGCATTTGAATTGCAGACTCAACTGATTTTGGTAAAAGAGTTGAATCTTTTAACTGAAGACAAAGTAAATGCTTTATTAAATGAAGTTTCTGAAATTCAAAGAATGATTTACTCATTCAAAAATAGTTTAAAATAA